The following coding sequences lie in one Opisthocomus hoazin isolate bOpiHoa1 chromosome 7, bOpiHoa1.hap1, whole genome shotgun sequence genomic window:
- the DLK1 gene encoding protein delta homolog 1, producing MGLRAAGLIGCCCCLLPLVLPAASGVDCKTGCHPENGFCEFPSECRCQPGWQGALCNQCVPFPGCLHGSCAKPWQCICEEGWVGSLCDTDIHPCSAKPCTNNSTCIETGDGGYICLCAQGFTGKNCHLKKGPCIINGSPCQNGGTCIDDNGFAPHASCLCPSGFAGNFCEIDRDDCESNPCENGGTCTDIGVGFSCFCPHGYTGKLCSSRVIFCASGPCENGGTCSEHHQGGFECICKPEFVGVTCKHPSKNTSLSGVNMETKHMQNYKPASKAHHRSVHQQEILKITMKETIQNVDPLLSRSQVICFVVLGLLTCLVVLGTTGIVFFSKCEMWLANAKYSRLLRKKKNFFLKSNNEEDLSVNIIFPEKIKLTNYTKNYTAI from the exons ATGGGGCTGCGCGCCGCCGGGCTCatcggctgctgctgctgcctgctgcccctcGTCCTGCCCGCGGCCTCAG GCGTGGACTGTAAAACTGGATGCCACCCAGAGAATGGATTTTGTGAATTTCCCAGTGAATGCAG GTGTCAACCTGGTTGGCAGGGTGCTCTTTGTAATCAGTGTGTTCCCTTCCCTGGGTGTTTGCACGGCAGCTGTGCCAAGCCCTGGCAGTGCATCTGTGAGGAGGGCTGGGTTGGCAGCCTCTGTGACACAG ATATTCACCCGTGTTCTGCAAAGCCTTGCACCAATAACTCAACGTGCATAGAGACTGGTGATGGAGGATATATTTGTCTGTGTGCCCAGGGATTTACAGGAAAAAACTGCCATCTCAAAAAAGGACCCTGCATTATTAATGG CTCTCCCTGCCAGAATGGAGGAACGTGCATTGATGACAATGGTTTTGCACCACATGCTTCCTGTCTGTGCCCTTCTGGTTTTGCTGGCAACTTCTGTGAAATAGATAGAGATGACTGTGAATCCAACCCATGTGAAAATGGAGGAACATGTACAGATATTGGTGTGGGTTTCAGCTGTTTTTGTCCCCATGGCTATACaggaaagctctgcagcagccgTGTCATATTCTGTGCAAGTGGCCCTTGTGAGAATGGAGGGACATGCAGTGAACATCACCAAGGAGGATTCGAATGCATCTGTAAACCAGAATTCGTTGGTGTGACCTGCAAACATCCCAGCAAAAACACAAGTCTTTCTGGAGTGAATATGGAGACAAAGCATATGCAGAATTACAAGCCAGCCTCAAAAGCCCATCACAGATCAGTGCATCAACAAGAAATCCTGAAAATAACAATGAAAGAAACAATCCAAAATGTAGATCCCTTGCTCAGTAGAAGCCAGGTGATATGTTTTGTTGTACTGGGCTTGCTTACCTGTCTTGTTGTCTTGGGTACAACCGGgattgtgtttttttcaaaatgtgaaatgtgGCTTGCTAATGCCAAATATAGTCGTCTCCTGCGcaagaaaaagaacttttttctgAAATCTAACAATGAGGAAGACCTCTCAGTTAATATTATCTTCCCAGAGAAGATCAAATTGACTAATTACACTAAGAACTACACTGCCATCTAG